The genomic region ATGGGTTGTCGCTGGGCGTGGCGGCGGATCGGCGCGGCATGTTCGGCGCCGCTTTCTTCCCCACCGGCTTCCTCGCCGGCATCAGCCACCCCAGCGCCTTCGCGCACCGCTATGAGCTGACGCTGATCCAGGACAAGCGGCGCCTGACCATCGACGGCCTGCCGCGCGAATCGGCGCTGGAGCGGCGCACCACCAACCGCACCGATCTCGGCATCGCCGATCTCGCGCTGGAAATGCAGGTGCGCAGCACGCCGATCACCTCGTCGCTGGTGATCGCGCTGTTGCTGCCGCTGCTGATGTGGGCGGCGGCGGCGATCGTGTCGTGGTTCGTCGTCGATCGGCTGCTGGTGCGGCCGTTGCGGGAACTGCGCGCCAACATGGCCGCGCTGACGCCGGGCGAGGAGCCAGACCCGGCGCTGCTTCGCGCGCTGCCGGCGCAGGAGATCCGCGAGCTGGGCGACACCTTCCGCGCGCTCACCCGCACCGTTGCGCTGCACGAGGCGGGGCTGGCCGAAGGGCTGGTGCGCCAGACGCGGCTGACGCGCGAGGTGCATCATCGCGTCAAGAACAACCTTCAGGTCATCTCCAGCCTCATTAACCTGCATGCCCGCAGCGCGCGGACGCCGGACGCGTCGCAGGCCTATGCCTCGATCCAGCGCCGCGTCGATGCGCTGGCGGTGGTCCACCGCAACCATTTCGCGGAAATGGAGGAGAATCGCGGCCTCGGTCTGCGTCCCGTCATCAGCGAGCTTGCCACCAACATCCGCGCGACCGCGCCGGAGGGCAGCAAGCTCGGTATCGCGCTGGACCTCGATCCCTATTTCGTCAGCCAGGATATCGCCGTTCCCGTCGCCTTCCTGGTGACGGAACTGGTGGAACTGGCTCTGTCCTGCGACCCGCAGGCGCAGCTTCGCATCTCGCTCAAGCCGGCGCCGGGGCTGGAGGATCGCGCGATCCTGCGCGTCTCGTCATCCGCGCTGGGCGAAAGCGAGGCGCTCGGCACGCGCCTCCGCGAGCGTTACGGGCGGGTGATCGAGGACCTGTCCCGCCAGCTCCGTGCGCCGATGGACTATGATCCGGCCAAGGGCAGCTACGCGATCTCGATCGCGGTGGTGGGGCGGGAATGACAAAATGCGTTGCGGCACCGAACGCATTTTTTTCGCGACGAACGGAACCCGCCCCGTGGCGGATCGTTGAAAGACCCGGATAGCGAATTTTTGCCCCCCCGCTCTCGCTATCCAAGTCACAGGCCCGAAAGTGTCGTCCCCTCCCCCCCGGTGACGCTTTCGGGCCTTAACCTTTTTCAGCGCCGGCGGGTTTGCACTTCGCGATGAAATCGACCATTCCGGCCGGAGGAGGCCGCACCATGCGCAAGATTCTGGGAATGACGACGATCGCCGCCGCACTGCTGGTCGCGGGCTGCAACACGATCTCCGGGGTGGGCCGGGACGTTTCGTCCGTCGGCAAGACCGTTTCGAAGACGGCCGACAGCGCGAAGTAGCCGTCCGGCGATCACTCGCCGGCCACCACCTCCGTATCGGTTTCCCGCGCGCGGGCGCGCTCGGTGAACCAGATGCCGATCAGCGCCAGTTCGTAGAGCAGGCACAAGGGAATCGCGAGCAGGAGTTGCGAGCCGACGTCGGGCGGCGTCAGCACGGCGGCGATGGCGAAGGCCGCGACGATCGCATATCGGCGTGCGCCCTTGAGCTGCTGGCGCGTCACGATGCCGGCGCGTTCCAGCAGCATCAGCAGCACCGGCAGCAGGAAGGCGATGCCGAAGCCGAACAGGAATTGCATGACGAAGGACAGATAATTGCCGATCGCCGGCAATGCCTCCTGCGTCACCCCGCCGATATTGCCCTGAAAGCTCAGCAGGAAGTGAAGCGCCATCGGCACGGCGATGAAATAGGCCATCGACGCCCCGATCGCGAACAGCACCGGCGTCGCCAGCAGGAACGGCAGCAGCGCGCGCTTCTCCTTGCGATACAGCCCCGGCGCGATGAACTGCCATAACTGATTGGCGATCACCGGGAAGGAGACCATCGCCGCCGCGAAAAAGGCGACCTTC from Sphingomonas sp. CL5.1 harbors:
- a CDS encoding sensor histidine kinase codes for the protein MAGKVERPGSASALAASFIVRWPTGAKLLLILSIALLPLAIIAVFATLQTTRNADTEARADLRLASTESSRAMTIELIGDMTALRSTVNALAGDAQDAPSCARAKGVFAQQSASGTLFVIFNRQGKVLCGTPFPGARRVAMLAKGAAVNARIQPAHGLSLGVAADRRGMFGAAFFPTGFLAGISHPSAFAHRYELTLIQDKRRLTIDGLPRESALERRTTNRTDLGIADLALEMQVRSTPITSSLVIALLLPLLMWAAAAIVSWFVVDRLLVRPLRELRANMAALTPGEEPDPALLRALPAQEIRELGDTFRALTRTVALHEAGLAEGLVRQTRLTREVHHRVKNNLQVISSLINLHARSARTPDASQAYASIQRRVDALAVVHRNHFAEMEENRGLGLRPVISELATNIRATAPEGSKLGIALDLDPYFVSQDIAVPVAFLVTELVELALSCDPQAQLRISLKPAPGLEDRAILRVSSSALGESEALGTRLRERYGRVIEDLSRQLRAPMDYDPAKGSYAISIAVVGRE
- a CDS encoding entericidin A/B family lipoprotein; this translates as MRKILGMTTIAAALLVAGCNTISGVGRDVSSVGKTVSKTADSAK
- the tatC gene encoding twin-arginine translocase subunit TatC, translating into MKDIDDTKAPLLEHLLELRRRLLYCIAALIVAFFVCYYFAEDIFAVLVRPLLQAGQTRLIYTQIFEAFFVKVKVAFFAAAMVSFPVIANQLWQFIAPGLYRKEKRALLPFLLATPVLFAIGASMAYFIAVPMALHFLLSFQGNIGGVTQEALPAIGNYLSFVMQFLFGFGIAFLLPVLLMLLERAGIVTRQQLKGARRYAIVAAFAIAAVLTPPDVGSQLLLAIPLCLLYELALIGIWFTERARARETDTEVVAGE